GGCCACGCTCGACGTGGAAGTGCCGCGCCAGGAAGTGATCCTGCCGCGCAAGACCGTGCTCGAGATGCAGCGCCTGCTGTCCGACGCCGAAGGCGCCATCGAAATGCAGTTCGCGAACAACCAGGCCAAGTTCAGCTTCGGCGGCATGGAGTTCGTCACCAAGCTGGTCGAAGGCAAGTTCCCCGACTACAACCGCGTGATTCCGAAGAACCACAAGAACACCGTCACGCTCGGCCGCGCGCCGCTGCTGGCCAGCCTGCAGCGCACCGCCATCCTGACCAGCGAAAAGTTCAAGGGCGTGCGCCTGAACATCGAGCCGGGCACGCTGCGCATTGCATCGAACAATGCCGAGCAGGAAGAAGCCCAGGACGAGCTCGACATCGACTACGGCGGCGACGCCATCGAAATCGGCTTCAACGTCACCTACCTGATCGACGCTCTGTCGAACATGGACCAGGACATGGTCAAGCTGGACCTTGCCGACTCCAACAGCTCGGCCTTGTTAACCATCCCCGAGAACGCATCTTTCAAGTACGTCGTGATGCCGATGCGTATCTAGCAGACAGACAACAAAGCGCCTTGCGCAGACAACCCGCGGCCCTCCGCGGGTTTGCGCTTTCAAGAGGCGGCGAATTGAGTTCTTGAGAGCCCGAAAAATCACGTCAATGCCGTGAGAGAGATAGAGGAATATCGAATGAGTGCAGAAGAAAACAAG
This region of Variovorax sp. RKNM96 genomic DNA includes:
- the dnaN gene encoding DNA polymerase III subunit beta gives rise to the protein MIVLKATQDKVLAALQSVAGIVERRHTLPILANVLIRKTGGQLQLTTSDLEIQIRTTAELGGDEGNFTTTIGARKLIDILRTMPADQTVSLESSASKLVLKGGKSRFTLQSLPAEDFPLVQEAANFGPVFSVPQKTLKDLLSQVSFAMAVHDIRYYLNGILFVAEGKQLSLVATDGHRLAFSSATLDVEVPRQEVILPRKTVLEMQRLLSDAEGAIEMQFANNQAKFSFGGMEFVTKLVEGKFPDYNRVIPKNHKNTVTLGRAPLLASLQRTAILTSEKFKGVRLNIEPGTLRIASNNAEQEEAQDELDIDYGGDAIEIGFNVTYLIDALSNMDQDMVKLDLADSNSSALLTIPENASFKYVVMPMRI